The DNA region ATTTGGATTTCAGCAATATGGTCTGTAGAACCATGCCCTTGCATAATGTTCTTTATGGTATCGTAGAGTTGCACCTTATCGTATAGATAGTCCATTTTTCCTTTGCGGATATAATCTCGGTACAAATCCGGATTATAAACCTCAGCCATCAAAAAAGCATTTTCGTTTTTCATCTTAATAGCGGAATTCATATAACTCCAAAACTCAACTGGAACCATTTCTGCCATATCGTAACGGAATCCATCAACGCCCATAGCAATCCAATAGAGAGTGATATCTTTAAATTTCACCCATGAATCGGGCACGGTTTTACCGTTCCAAAAATTGAAATGCTTTTTATAATTTTTGTTTTCAAAACCCTCAGGAAGTTCGTTAAAATCTTTTCTCCCATCTGGGCTTACACCATAATTAATCTTAACAGTTTCGTACCAATCGTTCATATCTGGTTGGGATGCCCTAGCACCATTGCCCGTCCATTTTGCAGGATATTCTTCGAATTTTCCGTCAATTTTCTGGTTTTTCTCACCGCCCAAAGGCAAATACCCATTTCTCCATTCAGGTACTTTGAAGGCCTCGCCGGGAACATAGTAAAAATTGTTGTTAACCGTATATTCAACGGTTTTATTATCTTTTGCACCAAAATTCTCAACTCCTTTTGGGTTTGTTAAACTTTGGTAATTTCTAGCCACATGATTTGGAACAATATCTATGACCACTTTTAATCCTGCTTTATGTGTACGTTCTATCAAAGCTTTGAATTCATCTAATCTTTTGGCAGGATTCTCCGCCAAATCAGGATTCACATTATAATAATCTTTAACCGCATAAGGCGACCCAGCACGCCCTTTGACTACATCCGGATCATCATTGGAAATGTCAAATTCACTATAATCTCTAATGACATCGTGATGCGGAACACCCGTATACCAAATATGAGTTACACCTAAGTCTTTAATTTCTTTAAGAGCTTTATCTGCAAAATCATTAAATTTCCCAACACCATTTTCCTCAATAGTCCCCCAAGGTTTATTGGTTGTGTTCGTGTTACCGAACAATCGTGTAAACACTTGATAAACCACTTTTTTACCTTCCGTCCTTTCTGTTTTCATAGTTTGTTTTTCTTCCGTTTTTTTCTCTTTACCGCACGCCATTAAAAGGGTAACTAAAATAAAGAGTGAGATGTGTTTTTTCATTGCATCCATCAATTTTTATTTAAACAACCATCGAATTGCTTCACCAAATTCGTCCCTCCACATAGTTTCGTTATGCTTTCCACCATCTACAATTTTTTTTATAATATTTTTCTTTTTAAAACCACTTTTTTTCAGCGTTTTTGCAACTTTCTCCATTGCTTCAATAGCACTATCACCTTCTTCACTACCGATTAAAAAATAGGCTTTGATATTTGCTTTTTTACTATGCTTTTTAGTAAAATCAATCACTTTATCAGAAAACCAAAAAGAAGGCGAAAACACACCCACTTTACCGAATGTTTTTGGATATTTCATAGCTCCGTAATAAGAAATCAACCCACCCATGGAACTGCCGATAATGGCGGTATGCTTAGCCTGTGGTTTCGTTCTAAAAGAACTGTCTATTTTTGGTTTTAAGGTTTCAATTATAAATTGGATATAGGCATCTCCTTTTCCGCCACCGTAAATTTTGTTTTTCCAAGGCGAATATTCGTCCATTCTATGTTTAGAACCGTTATCAATGCCCACCACGATTATTTTTAAATGTTGTTCTTCGGCCAACCGATTCATAGTTTCATCAACAGCCCATTCCCCAGCAAAAGCGGTGGCATTATCAAATAGATTTTGCCCGTCTTGCATATAAATTACAGGGTATTTCTCTTTTGAAGATTCATAATCTGGTGGCAGATACACCCAGATTCTCCGTTTTCTTTTGAGTTGTGGAATGTGCATTGCTTTGTAGAACAGCTTTACATTTTCGGAAGCCGTAGAATTGGGGATTTTTCCCTTATTCCAATTATTTATTTCAATTTTTACGGTATCATTTGGCATAGTAAACGTGTATTGGCGATTTTCAATTTGATTAAAATCCGTGTCGGTTTCAACGGAGTCCCAAGACCCTTTTGTGAATTTGAAATTAATCGTTTCTTCTTGTTGCGGCAAGGTAATAAAATAACGATTTTTTTGCTGTTGCAATTTGTAAACCTCTTGACCGCCCGACCAGTTTTCAAAGTCCCCAGAAATAAAAATAGCATCAGTGTTTTTAGGAAATTGCTCCACAACAAAAGTTACTTGAGCGAAACTAAATTGAGAAACCAATAAAATAATAAAAGTTGATATCGGTTTTATTTTTTTCACTTTACTATTTCGTTTTATCAATTTCTGTTTTAAAATATTGAATGATAAACACACCCCTAACCTCTATCAAGAGGGAATCTGTCCCCGTTTACATTTTAGTGGTCAACAAAATCACACCTTTTTCTACAATTACAAAAGGACTGTTCCACGTTATTTGCTCTTCTGAAATCAAATTTTTCATCGGTTTTTGATCCAAGCCCATTTCTTTAAAACGGTTTAAGTCTAATTCCACTTGCTCGTCGTTTTTATTTAAAATCATCACAACAGTTTCATTACCTTCAACTCTAAAAAGCACATAAATTCCATTTTCAGGTGCAAAATGTATGGTTTTGCCCTTGTGAATGGCATTGCTTTCCTTACGATAGTTCAACACTTTTTTCAGGAAACTTTGCATTTCTTTTTGATCATCGCTCAACCCTACGCCGGTAAAACCATTTACAGTATCGCCTTGCCACCCACCAGGAAAATCAGTTCTAATCAATCCGTGGTCACCCGGCTTTTCAACATCACTAAGTAACACTTCAGTTCCGTAATAAATTTGTGGAATTCTTGGCAAAAGCAATATTGTTGCCAATGCCATTTTGGTTTTGGTAAGATCTTCATCTAACTGAGTGTAAATTCTACTCATGTCATGATTATCAGGAAAAATCATAATATCCTTAGGTTTTGTATAATGAAAATCATTGGCCAAGCCTTCATAGATTTTTACCAAACCTTTGTCCCAAGATTCTTCTTCCTTTATGGCTTCAACTATATTATGCTGCATGGGGAAATCCATTGTAGAAGTGAGATTTGACTCGTATCCATCTTTATTGTTCGAACCCGTTTGCCAATAACCAACTAACAAAGGATTTAAACTCCACTCCTCACCTACAATACTAAAATTAGGGTATTCTTTCATTATTGCTCCTGCCCAATCTGCCATAAAATCTTTGTCGGGATATGGATAGGTATCTTGTCGAATTCCTCCTAAACCAAGCGTTTCTATCCACCAAATACTGTTTTGAATGGTGTAAGTTGCCATAAAAGGATTACGTTGATTTAAATCTGGCATTGTAGCCACAAACCAACCTTCATTATTTCCCTTTCTGTCATATTCGGACGCATAAATATCTTGGTTTGTAGTTCTTCTATGATTTGAATGATTGGTATTTTTCCAGTCCCAATTGGCTTTGTTTTCTTCATAATTTTTTTGATCGTTTATCCAGTCATCAAAAGGTAGGTCTTTCATCCACCAATGTTCAATTCCACAATGGTTGGCCACTTGATCCATTATTAATTTCATCCCCTTTCCTCTCATTTTATCAGCCAATTCAACATAAGTTTCAATTGTTCCAAAACGTGGGTCTACTTGGTAATAATCTGTAATAGCATAACCATGATATGAAGATTCAGACATGTCATTGGTTAACAAAGGTGTTGACCAAATAGCGGTAAAACCCATGTCATTTATATAATCCAAATGATTTATGATACCCTTAATATCACCTCCATGTCTAAAATAATCTTGCTCTCTATTTAAAGTTTGATCCCTAAGTCCAGAAACCTTATCATTTATGGAATTTCCATTGGCAAATCTATCAGGGGTAATTAAATAAATAACATCTGAACTGTCAAAGCCAGCAAATTCTTTAGCATCCTTTTTACGCGATTTTAACTCGTAAGCATAGGTTATTTTTTTACCTTTCTTTCGTTTAAAAACAATATCAAATTTGCCTGGCTTGGTCTCTTTATCTATTTTTAGATTTAAAAATAAATAGTTTGGGCTAGTTCCTTTTTCAATGCTTATTAAGTTAACACCATCATAAGAAACACTTGGCACTGCAGAACTTATATTTTTGCCTTTTACCAACAATTGCAAGTTGTTGTTTTCAAAGCCCACCCACCAATTTAGTGGTTCAACACGTTCTATTTGGGCATTTACGGTTATACTCATAAGCAGTAATATTTGACCTATAAAAATAAATTGTTTAACAAGATAACTCATAACTTTAATCTTTTAATTTATGAAATAAAAACTATTTCATTTCCTTAATACTAATCGCATAACCACCGCCTGGCACCGACAATTGTGATAATTTTGACCTATTCGTAATCCTTTTGGTTTTAACGATAAAAGCCTGCGGATTCGTTTTAAAATGGGCATCCTTGGCATCGGCATAAATGGTTGCCATATATTTTTTACCCTTTTTGAGAAAGTTGAATTTTATGGTCGATTTTCTTGGCTCGTTTCCGTTTACATTGCCCACAAACCAATTGTTAGTTCCTTTTTCTTTTCGTGCTACGGTAATGTATTTACCGGGTTCGGCTTCCAAATAAATACTATTGTCCCAATCCAATGCCACATCTTTAATGAACTGAAAAGCGTCCATAAATTGCTCGTAATGCTCGGGCAAATCCGCCGCCATCTGCAAAGGACTGTACATGGTAACATACAATGCCAACTGATTGGCGATAGTGCTATTTACGTGTGATTCATTATTAGGACTGAACTTTTTAATGTCCATTTCAAAAATGCCCGGTGTATAATCCATCGGGCCACCTATAAGTCGTGTAAATGGCAATACAGTTACATGATTGGGCTTTGAGCCTCCAAATGCCTGGTATTCCGTTCCACGAGCGGATTCATTTCCAATTAAATTAGGATAGGTTCTAGCAATTCCCGTTGGTCTTACTGCCTCATGGGCATTAACCATAACCTTATAATCAGCGGCTTTTTCCAGAGCATATTGATAGTGGTTAACAATCCATTGGCTGTAATGATTTTCACCGCGTGGCAGAATATCGCCAACATAACCACTCTTAACCGAATTGTAGCCATTGGCTTTCATAAACTGATAGGCGGTATCAATATGGCGTTCGTAATTACGAACCGAACTTGACGTTTCGTGGTGCATCATCATTTCTACGCCTTTTGATTTTGCGTAAGCGTGAATTTCTTCAACATCAAAATCGGGATAAGGGGTTACAAAATCAAAAACATAATCTTTCGAATTTCCGAACCAATCTTCCCAACCTTGGTTCCAGCCTTCAACCAAAACAGCATCAAAACCATGTTCAGAAGCAAAATCGATATACCGTTTCACTTTTTTGTTATTTGCAGCATGCGTATTGTTGGGTCTTAACTTTGAATAATCGGTAATGCCCAATTGAACGGCGGGCAGTTCATCCGTATAATGCCATGAACTTTTTCCAGTAATCATTTCCCACCAAACACCTATATATTTTATGGGTTTAATCCAAGAAGTATCTTCTATTTTATTGGGTTCGTTAAGGTTGTATGTCATTTTTGATGCCAAAATATCACGGGCATCATCACTTACCATAATGGTTCTCCACGGCGTTTTCGCGGGAGCTTGCATATAGGCTTTATCGTCATTGGCATCAGGTGTAAGCCAGGACTCGAAAATCATATTTTTATCGTCCAAATTCAAGTGCATGGCGGAATAATCGATAAGGGCGGCTTCGTGCAAATTGATGTAGAGTCCATCATCAGATTTCATCATCAATGAAGTTTGAACACCTGTTGGCGAAAACGATTTTTGCGATAGGTTTGTCGTAACAGCATCTTCATAAAATCCCCTGATTTCCGATAATTTTGATTCGGTATAATCATATTCTTGCGTATCATAATCACCGGGTATCCAAAATGCAGTATGATCGCCCGTCATGGCAAACTGTGTTTTTTCTTCTTTAATTACAAAATAGACCAAGTTTTTTTGCATGGGGAATTCGTAACGGAACGCTAACCCTTCATCGAACATCCGAAAACGAACGAATACTATTCGTGCTGTTTCTTTTTGAGTTAAGGTAACCACCAATTCATTATAATGATTTCGGATTTCCTTTTCCTCGCCCCAAACCGGTTTCCAAGTTTCGTCAAAAGTCGATGTTTCGGTGTTTGTTATCTCAAAATCATTTAACAATGATTTTTTATCATTTTTTAGTTCCAAACCTAATGTGCTGGATTTGATAACCGGCTTGTTTTTATAAGCCAGTTGATAAGTTGCTACACCATTTTCAGTTAGCGAAAATTGCATTTGCATCTCTCCATTTGGCGATTTTAACTCTTGTGCCTTAACGGGACTATATACCAAAAGCAGTACCGAAAACATAAAAATAAAAGACTTCATTTTGGATATTTTTAATAATTATTTCTTGGTTACTTTGACCGATTTACTATTCACTAAAATATCAAGGTCGTTGCCACTTAACAATTCAAAATTGGTTTCGTCTTGACTCACATTTACTTTAATGATGTTGTTCCTAAAGTTCACTTTAAACGAATATGATTGCCATTGTTTTGGTATTTTTGTTTCAAAAGATAAGGTGTCATCTTTAATACGCATACCGCCAAAACCTTCTACAATGCTCATCCATGTACCCGCCATAGAAGTGATATGTAAACCTTCTTCAACTTCATGATTATAATCATCCAAATCCAAACGAGAAGTACGCAAATAGAATTCATAGGCCTGATCCATTCTATTTAATTTTGCCGCTTGAATACTGTGTACACAAGGTGACAAGGAACTCTCATGAACGGTAAACGGTTCATAAAAATCAAAATGACGTTCAAATTCTTCTGCGGTAAATTCATCTTCAAAGAAGTAAAATCCTTGCAGAACATCTGCCTGTTTTATATAAGGAGAACGCAAAATTCTATCCCAAGACCATTTTTGGTTTATGGGTCTTTGCGATTTGTCCAAATCGGATACCGTAATCAATTCCTTATCTAAAAAACCATCTTGTTGTAAATAAACATTATGCTCTTCTGAAAAAGGAAAGTACATATTATCCGCTACTTTTTTCCATTGCTTCAATTCTGCATCAGAAATATTAGTTGTATCAAAAATTCTCTTATAATCTGAGACAAAATCTTTCTCTACTATTTTGATATTTTCTAAGGCATAATTGATACACCATTGAGCAGTATAATTGGTGTAAAAATTATTATTTACATTATTTTCATATTCGTTCGGTCCGGTAACTCCAAGGATTACATATTTGTTCTTTGCAGCAGAAAAATTAGCACGCTGGTGCCAAAATCTTGCTATGCCTATTAAAACTTCCAAGCCTTTTTCTGGAATATAGCTGTAATCTCCGGTATAACGGTAATAATTAAAAATAGCAAAAGCGATAGCTCCATTACGGTGAATTTCCTCAAAAGTAATTTCCCATTCGTTATGGCATTCTTCGCCGTTCATGGTTACCATTGGGTATAACGCTGCTCCATTTTCAAAACCTAACTTTTCAGCATTTTCGATGGCTTTCTCTAAGTGGTTATATCTGTATTTTAATAAATTCCGAGCCACTTGCTGATCTTTGGTAGCCATGTAAAAAGGAATACAATACGCTTCGGTATCCCAATAGGTGCTACCACCATATTTTTCGCCTGTAAATCCTTTAGGTCCGATATTTAATCGTGAATCTTTACCTAAATACGTTTGATTTAACTGAAAAATATTAAATCGAATACCCTGTTGTGCCTTCACATCACCATCAATCGTAATATCCGCCATCTCCCAAATAGTTGCCCAAGATTGTTTTTGCTTATCTAGTAATCCTTCAAAACCCATTTTTTTTGCTTGAACCAAAATTTTTTGTGCTGTGTCAACCAACTTATTTTTAGCATGATTCCTGTCTACAGTATAGCCTCCAAATTTATGTATAGTAAAGGTTTCATTTTGCTTTACATCATGTTCATACATATTAGCAATAAACTTTGGCTTTTTTCTTTTAATAGGTTTAATCTCCAACACGGTTTTGTTCAGAAAAAATTGCGATTCCATAAACGTGCAGGTGTGGAATTCGGTTTTCATGGTATGTCCCTCAATAAAGGCCTGATGACCATTTTGTGTAACTTTAACGGTATTCCAAAAAGTATCGTCCCAATTAGAGTCCTCATTAGTAATACCACTATCCAAATAAGGTTCGAACAAAATATTTGCGTCACCGCTTAGCGGTGTTACCGAATAGGAAATTGCACCTACTTCATCTAAGTTCAAACTCAAAAAACGCTTAACGTCCACTTGAATTTCGATACCACTTTTTAATGTTGCTTTGAAGCTACGTGACAACCACCCCTCTTTCATGTTGAGTTCTCTTTTAAAATTCTCAACTTTTTTACATTTGAACAAATCCAATTGTTCACCGTTTATCGCCACGTTGATTCCTATCCAATTTGGGGCATTTAATACTTTTGCGAAATATTCGGGATAACCATTTTTCCACCACCCAACCCGAGTTTTATCGGGATAATATACTCCGGCAATATAACTACCCTGAAAAGTTGGCCCAGAGTATTTCTCTTCAAAATTGGCACGTTGGCCCATGGCACCGTTACCGATGCTGAACAAACTTTCGGAAGACTTTACAGTTTCAGGGTCAAATCCTTCTTCAATAATTGACCATTCATCGGGTTTTATATATTCTTGATTCATTGGTTGCTACTTGTTGTTTATTAATTTTTTTATCAGATCAATTTCTATTTTGGAAGTATCGGAAAACACATAGTCCGCTTCATGCAATGTTTCTTTATCGCCTATACCAATTGAAATCATTCCCGCGGCATTTGCGGCTTGTACCCCGGCAATGGCATCTTCAAAGACGATACAATTTTTAGGCCCTCTATTTAATTTTTCTGCGGCAATTAAAAACACTTCGGGGTCTGGCTTTGCCTTACTGACATCATTTCCATCTACAATAGCAGAAAACCGCTCATATAATCCTACTTTTTTTAATATCAAAGGTGCATTTTTACTAGCAGATCCCAGAGCAAATTTTATGTTTTCTGCCTCTAAAAAGTCTAGTAACTCAACAATGCCTGGCAAAATTTCATCAGCAGTCATTTGATTGACCTCTTCTAGATATTCTTTATTTTTTTCAATTAATAGCTCATCTTTTTTGGTATTACTTAAATTAGTGTTACCAATGCTTAATAATATTTCGAGTGATTTTACACGACTTACCCCTTTTAACTGTTCGTTTTGTTTTTCCGTAAAATCAAAACCCAGCTCATTAGCCAAGTTTTTCCATGCTAAATAATGATACTTAGCGGTGTCAACTATTACACCGTCTAGATCGAATATAATTGCTTTTTTACTCATTTAATTTTGAATCAATTTTTCATCAACATCTTTTACTTTCACAACCAACACAGCGGCAATCAAAAAACTTATACCGCTTGTTACCAATGCTAAAACCGCTTGATCGTTATACAAATGCTTTACCAATGGCCCTCCTATTAGGGCATTTATTATCTGTGGGATAACAATAAAAAAATTAAAAATACCCATATATACGCCCATCTTCTTTGGATTGATCGAACCTGCTAAAATTGCATAAGGCATTGCTAAAATACTAGCCCAAGCTATTCCAATACCTACCATAGACAGGATAAGCCAGTTCTCATTAGGCATAAAATAGATAGAAATCAGGCCTAAACCACCAATAATAAGCGAAACAGAATGTGTTTTTTTTCTGCCAATTTTTTTAGCAATATATGGTAAGGTAAAAGCAAAAATTGCAGACACTAAATTATAGACCCCAAATAAAATCCCTACCCAGTCTCCAGCATCTTGATAGGTTTTACTACTACTGTCAGATACTGGTAATCCGTAAATATGTTGTGCAATAGCAGGTACGGCAAACACCCACATTCCAAAAAGCCCAAACCAAGAAAAGAACTGTACCCAACTTAATTGTTTCATTGTAGCCGGCATTTTTGCGAAATCTTCAAAAATGTCCAATAAACTCGATTTCTTTTCTTCTGCTAACTTTTCTATAATGGCATCTTCGGCCAACACAGCTTCAATTTGTTCTAATTCTTCGGGCGAATATTCTTTGGTTGTAAAAACAGTAATTAAAATAGAGCCTACTAAAATAACCGCACCTATTACAAAGGATAAAATTAAGTTCATCGGTACACTTCCACTATCCGATTGGTTTGAAATATTAAACCAATTGGTCAATACATAAGGTAACCAAGAACCGAGTACCGCACCAAAACCGATCAAAGCTGTTTGGACACTAAACCCAGCCGTTCTTTGATCCGTTCTTAAATTATCTCCGACCAATGCCCTAAAAGGTTCCATAGCAATATTAAAGGAAGCGTCCATTATCATTAAAAATCCTGCACCTACCCAAAGAGCGGGTAAAAATGCGACAAAAATATCTGCTTGAGGCATTAATATCAGTCCAATTGAGGCTAGTATTGCTCCGACCAAAAAGTAAGGTTTTCTTCTGCCAAATTTTCCCCAGGTCTTATCACTATAATGACCAACAATTGGTTGAACTATCAAGCCCATTAACGGAGCTATAATCCAAAACCATGAAAGTTCATGTACATCAGCACCAAAAATTTGGAGTATCCGGCTGGCATTGGCATTCTGTAATGCAAAGCCCATTTGAATCCCGAGAAATCCAAAACTCATGTTCCAGATTTGCCAGAAACTTAGTTTCCTTTTTTCCATAAAAAATATCAATAAAAAGATTATAAACCAATAAAAATTATTAGCTTATTTTTTGTGTGAAGTGTAAAAAGTATATTGTAAAACTTTCGTTTTGAGGTTCAAAGATATAAATTTTTTATTTATAAGTTAATTTTTATTCCGTTTTTTCTGTCGATTCTCTAATCTTCAAATCTGTAGAAATCACTTTTTGATTAAATTTTACTACGGATTCATCTTTTTGAATTCTATCCAACAGCATTTCTGC from Aureibaculum sp. 2308TA14-22 includes:
- a CDS encoding alpha-amylase family glycosyl hydrolase translates to MKKHISLFILVTLLMACGKEKKTEEKQTMKTERTEGKKVVYQVFTRLFGNTNTTNKPWGTIEENGVGKFNDFADKALKEIKDLGVTHIWYTGVPHHDVIRDYSEFDISNDDPDVVKGRAGSPYAVKDYYNVNPDLAENPAKRLDEFKALIERTHKAGLKVVIDIVPNHVARNYQSLTNPKGVENFGAKDNKTVEYTVNNNFYYVPGEAFKVPEWRNGYLPLGGEKNQKIDGKFEEYPAKWTGNGARASQPDMNDWYETVKINYGVSPDGRKDFNELPEGFENKNYKKHFNFWNGKTVPDSWVKFKDITLYWIAMGVDGFRYDMAEMVPVEFWSYMNSAIKMKNENAFLMAEVYNPDLYRDYIRKGKMDYLYDKVQLYDTIKNIMQGHGSTDHIAEIQIWKQDIEHQMLHFLENHDEQRIASPEFAGNANKGKPAIVVSATLSSSPTLVYFAQELGEPGAEHAGFGSPSRTSIFDYVGVPHLQRWVNDKKFDGGQSTPEEKELRDFYKRLLNFTISSSALMGEYQDVHHHNRQHTEWYNDKVYSFVRWSANEKLIIVSNFNDSNHYGFDLQIPKDIIEKWKLKDGTYNMEDQLYHKHKPVLEVKNGVGFIRVELDPLESVILKVEK
- a CDS encoding alpha/beta hydrolase gives rise to the protein MKKIKPISTFIILLVSQFSFAQVTFVVEQFPKNTDAIFISGDFENWSGGQEVYKLQQQKNRYFITLPQQEETINFKFTKGSWDSVETDTDFNQIENRQYTFTMPNDTVKIEINNWNKGKIPNSTASENVKLFYKAMHIPQLKRKRRIWVYLPPDYESSKEKYPVIYMQDGQNLFDNATAFAGEWAVDETMNRLAEEQHLKIIVVGIDNGSKHRMDEYSPWKNKIYGGGKGDAYIQFIIETLKPKIDSSFRTKPQAKHTAIIGSSMGGLISYYGAMKYPKTFGKVGVFSPSFWFSDKVIDFTKKHSKKANIKAYFLIGSEEGDSAIEAMEKVAKTLKKSGFKKKNIIKKIVDGGKHNETMWRDEFGEAIRWLFK
- a CDS encoding glycoside hydrolase family 13 protein codes for the protein MSYLVKQFIFIGQILLLMSITVNAQIERVEPLNWWVGFENNNLQLLVKGKNISSAVPSVSYDGVNLISIEKGTSPNYLFLNLKIDKETKPGKFDIVFKRKKGKKITYAYELKSRKKDAKEFAGFDSSDVIYLITPDRFANGNSINDKVSGLRDQTLNREQDYFRHGGDIKGIINHLDYINDMGFTAIWSTPLLTNDMSESSYHGYAITDYYQVDPRFGTIETYVELADKMRGKGMKLIMDQVANHCGIEHWWMKDLPFDDWINDQKNYEENKANWDWKNTNHSNHRRTTNQDIYASEYDRKGNNEGWFVATMPDLNQRNPFMATYTIQNSIWWIETLGLGGIRQDTYPYPDKDFMADWAGAIMKEYPNFSIVGEEWSLNPLLVGYWQTGSNNKDGYESNLTSTMDFPMQHNIVEAIKEEESWDKGLVKIYEGLANDFHYTKPKDIMIFPDNHDMSRIYTQLDEDLTKTKMALATILLLPRIPQIYYGTEVLLSDVEKPGDHGLIRTDFPGGWQGDTVNGFTGVGLSDDQKEMQSFLKKVLNYRKESNAIHKGKTIHFAPENGIYVLFRVEGNETVVMILNKNDEQVELDLNRFKEMGLDQKPMKNLISEEQITWNSPFVIVEKGVILLTTKM
- a CDS encoding glycoside hydrolase family 97 protein, producing the protein MKSFIFMFSVLLLVYSPVKAQELKSPNGEMQMQFSLTENGVATYQLAYKNKPVIKSSTLGLELKNDKKSLLNDFEITNTETSTFDETWKPVWGEEKEIRNHYNELVVTLTQKETARIVFVRFRMFDEGLAFRYEFPMQKNLVYFVIKEEKTQFAMTGDHTAFWIPGDYDTQEYDYTESKLSEIRGFYEDAVTTNLSQKSFSPTGVQTSLMMKSDDGLYINLHEAALIDYSAMHLNLDDKNMIFESWLTPDANDDKAYMQAPAKTPWRTIMVSDDARDILASKMTYNLNEPNKIEDTSWIKPIKYIGVWWEMITGKSSWHYTDELPAVQLGITDYSKLRPNNTHAANNKKVKRYIDFASEHGFDAVLVEGWNQGWEDWFGNSKDYVFDFVTPYPDFDVEEIHAYAKSKGVEMMMHHETSSSVRNYERHIDTAYQFMKANGYNSVKSGYVGDILPRGENHYSQWIVNHYQYALEKAADYKVMVNAHEAVRPTGIARTYPNLIGNESARGTEYQAFGGSKPNHVTVLPFTRLIGGPMDYTPGIFEMDIKKFSPNNESHVNSTIANQLALYVTMYSPLQMAADLPEHYEQFMDAFQFIKDVALDWDNSIYLEAEPGKYITVARKEKGTNNWFVGNVNGNEPRKSTIKFNFLKKGKKYMATIYADAKDAHFKTNPQAFIVKTKRITNRSKLSQLSVPGGGYAISIKEMK
- a CDS encoding glycoside hydrolase family 65 protein, which gives rise to MNQEYIKPDEWSIIEEGFDPETVKSSESLFSIGNGAMGQRANFEEKYSGPTFQGSYIAGVYYPDKTRVGWWKNGYPEYFAKVLNAPNWIGINVAINGEQLDLFKCKKVENFKRELNMKEGWLSRSFKATLKSGIEIQVDVKRFLSLNLDEVGAISYSVTPLSGDANILFEPYLDSGITNEDSNWDDTFWNTVKVTQNGHQAFIEGHTMKTEFHTCTFMESQFFLNKTVLEIKPIKRKKPKFIANMYEHDVKQNETFTIHKFGGYTVDRNHAKNKLVDTAQKILVQAKKMGFEGLLDKQKQSWATIWEMADITIDGDVKAQQGIRFNIFQLNQTYLGKDSRLNIGPKGFTGEKYGGSTYWDTEAYCIPFYMATKDQQVARNLLKYRYNHLEKAIENAEKLGFENGAALYPMVTMNGEECHNEWEITFEEIHRNGAIAFAIFNYYRYTGDYSYIPEKGLEVLIGIARFWHQRANFSAAKNKYVILGVTGPNEYENNVNNNFYTNYTAQWCINYALENIKIVEKDFVSDYKRIFDTTNISDAELKQWKKVADNMYFPFSEEHNVYLQQDGFLDKELITVSDLDKSQRPINQKWSWDRILRSPYIKQADVLQGFYFFEDEFTAEEFERHFDFYEPFTVHESSLSPCVHSIQAAKLNRMDQAYEFYLRTSRLDLDDYNHEVEEGLHITSMAGTWMSIVEGFGGMRIKDDTLSFETKIPKQWQSYSFKVNFRNNIIKVNVSQDETNFELLSGNDLDILVNSKSVKVTKK
- the pgmB gene encoding beta-phosphoglucomutase, yielding MSKKAIIFDLDGVIVDTAKYHYLAWKNLANELGFDFTEKQNEQLKGVSRVKSLEILLSIGNTNLSNTKKDELLIEKNKEYLEEVNQMTADEILPGIVELLDFLEAENIKFALGSASKNAPLILKKVGLYERFSAIVDGNDVSKAKPDPEVFLIAAEKLNRGPKNCIVFEDAIAGVQAANAAGMISIGIGDKETLHEADYVFSDTSKIEIDLIKKLINNK
- a CDS encoding MFS transporter encodes the protein MEKRKLSFWQIWNMSFGFLGIQMGFALQNANASRILQIFGADVHELSWFWIIAPLMGLIVQPIVGHYSDKTWGKFGRRKPYFLVGAILASIGLILMPQADIFVAFLPALWVGAGFLMIMDASFNIAMEPFRALVGDNLRTDQRTAGFSVQTALIGFGAVLGSWLPYVLTNWFNISNQSDSGSVPMNLILSFVIGAVILVGSILITVFTTKEYSPEELEQIEAVLAEDAIIEKLAEEKKSSLLDIFEDFAKMPATMKQLSWVQFFSWFGLFGMWVFAVPAIAQHIYGLPVSDSSSKTYQDAGDWVGILFGVYNLVSAIFAFTLPYIAKKIGRKKTHSVSLIIGGLGLISIYFMPNENWLILSMVGIGIAWASILAMPYAILAGSINPKKMGVYMGIFNFFIVIPQIINALIGGPLVKHLYNDQAVLALVTSGISFLIAAVLVVKVKDVDEKLIQN